One part of the Salvelinus fontinalis isolate EN_2023a chromosome 4, ASM2944872v1, whole genome shotgun sequence genome encodes these proteins:
- the LOC129853372 gene encoding uncharacterized protein LOC129853372, protein MASTTCSWIAFIFLSVSTHFIGVQCRAVQEILSKSSAFQDGPNTLPTDILRRWRRESDETQRQHCAVLSAPWMETSAYPMELALLHRLRVRSMAQGGLRRTVFPEQPLFHFVRRVYHCCQLGFHCRGVKGIQGSISGDTDVEFLLSQDVLSVTVMRAEIHLYVLNPQHLNIEPVLPYMAKRKLPTRYSFGSKENVLELRVDLLFLFQGLQEAAGGVRGEPSLVDMRKVGELSSGGPRERPRDPWSLQDTNADLLGEGVGPLLTAMELGLALNCDRGGVEVSCEHNGVHLLHSPFIALSYR, encoded by the exons ATGGCTTCTACCACATGCTCTTGGATTGCCTTCATTTTCTTATCTGTGTCTACTCATTTCATTGGAGTACAGTGTCGCGCGGTGCAGGAGATACTGTCAAAGTCCTCCGCTTTTCAGGATGGTCCCAATACTTTACCTACAGATATCTTGAGACGATGGCGACGGGAGAGCGATGAGACGCAGCGGCAACATTGCGCAGTGTTGTCAGCGCCTTGGATGGAAACCAGCGCGTACCCGATGGAATTGGCACTGCTACATCGTCTCCGGGTGCGTTCAATGGCCCAAGGAGGTTTACGGCGCACAGTCTTTCCTGAGCAACCACTATTCCATTTTGTCAGACGCGTCTATCATTGCTGTCAGTTAGGTTTTCATTGCAGAGGCGTCAAAGGGATTCAGGGTAGTATCAGTGGAG ATACAGATGTGGAGTTCCTTCTCAGTCAGGATGTTCTGTCAGTGACAGTCATGAGAGCTGAGATTCATCTCTATGTGTTGAATCCTCAACACCTGAACATAGAGCCTGTTCTTCCATACATGGCAAAACGCAAGCTTCCCACACG ATACAGTTTTGGGTCAAAGGAGAATGTCCTGGAGCTTCGAGTGGATCTGCTGTTCCTATTCCAAGGTCTTCAGGAGGCAGCTGGTGGTGTCAGAGGGGAGCCAAGTCTGGTTGACATGCGGAAAGTGGGGGAGCTTTCAAGCGGGGGTCCACGAGAAAGGCCAAGAGATCCATGGTCTCTGCAGGACACCAATGCTGATCTGTTGGGGGAGGGGGTGGGCCCCCTGCTGACAGccatggagctgggcctggcccTGAATTGTGACAGGGGGGGAGTGGAGGTGTCTTGTGAGCACAATGGAGTCCACCTATTACACTCTCCATTCATTGCTCTCTCCTACAGATAA